From Salmo salar chromosome ssa04, Ssal_v3.1, whole genome shotgun sequence, one genomic window encodes:
- the LOC106595585 gene encoding zinc finger protein basonuclin-2 isoform X6: protein MQAIRCTLVNCTCECFQPGKIHLRTCDQCKHGWVAHALDKLSTQHLYHPTQVEIVQSNVVFDISSLMLYGTQAVPVRLKILLDRLFSVLKQEEVLHILHGLGWTLRDYVRGYILQDAAGKVLDRWSIMSREEEIITLQQFLRFGETKSIVELMAIQEKEGQAVTVPSSKTDSGIRTFIESNSTGRGRSPGLLNHMETSSPSSIHHFENIPNSLAFLLPFQYINPVSAPMLGLPPNGLALEQSGLRGLHDRDRDASLPNQGEPVESSESEVSLSPFRSSGQSPSRIGALGGMNNAMEPKQEPNNRSSPISPTPSSQPSQQQTEQQQQGQQQQGQGQPGTPRPRSNSLNDHQAHHHFVKSEQSKSITHSSFSSKMHRMRRMGATSRKGRVCCNSCGKTFYDKGTLKIHYNAVHLKIKHRCTIEGCNMVFSSLRSRNRHSANPNPRLHMPMLRNNRDKDLIRGSGPGTPVISSAKSGFTLTSPGRPPLGFATPPLDPMLQSPLQSPLVFPSLKSVQPIQPVPPFYRTLLSPQHLVSPPVSLPTSPILPSTTNSTSLMDQQYQLLAAAAAAASHNAHNMSSEGGLMSHHRLPTPSIPQQDPAAATNTDPTPKKKPRKSSMPVKIEKEVIDVADDYDEDKDDDDDDSCHHHHHHHHHHPSSHLHHNNINGNRNNNNNSSSGGNNNGHHSGGSGHQSPSQDEMSPGLMRGHLMRHDQDNCRGEGPGGEGGRGERGGPGGELRCMDSFTSEDQDHERDFENDSETSDSKMFYREEMMEVEEQHQRLRLNSSRSSRVGEGNNLDKDQEDQEARDEEAQLRKEMEDPKSRSSPSPHQPTIKIKEELNDPTYDMFCMSQYGLYNGGMAAAAAAAASMAALHESFISSMSYGASPPKFPSSHSPEGELCTSPNSNDPKICYVCKKSFKSSYSVKLHYKNVHLKEMHVCTVSGCNAAFPSRRSRDRHSSNINLHRKLLTKELDDIVLDPQLTPLPKDLRAEFLAKIYAGHHLGLDAMAGAGIGGASLGGGGLNRDASSPAGTDYPHPHHHPLNHHHHHHHHPLHHPHTNGFYHRGGPPDDYMVLDLSTASSVQSSGSVHSSRQSDEGSDEGILLDDLEEEGEEGGVSDREDCSQHAPGQAGAGGRRDQVGEGGVGGRSEEGLTGADPSSSPTVLSSTGGSGGILCSICHKVYSNKGTLRVHYKTVHLREMHKCKVAGCNMMFSSVRSRNRHSQNPNLHKNNVPFTTMVD from the exons GATGCTGCGGGCAAGGTGCTGGACCGCTGGTCCATTATGTCTCGGGAAGAGGAGATCATCACCCTGCAGCAGTTCCTTCGTTTCGGAGAGACCAAGTCCATCGTGGAGCTGATGGCCATCCAGGAGAAGGAAGGTCAGGCGGTCACCGTGCCCTCCTCCAAGACCGACTCAGGCATCCGGACGTTCATCGAGAGCAACAGCACAGGACGCGGCCGAAGCCCAGGCCTCCTCAACCACATGGAGACCAGCAGCCCGTCCAGCATCCACCACTTTGAGAACATCCCTAACAGTCTGGCCTTCCTGCTGCCGTTCCAGTACATCAACCCTGTGTCGGCACCCATGCTGGGCCTGCCCCCCAATGGCCTGGCGCTGGAGCAGTCGGGCCTCCGGGGCCTCCACGACCGGGACCGCGATGCCAGCCTACCCAACCAGGGCGAGCCGGTGGAGAGCAGCGAGTCCGAAGTATCCCTCAGCCCTTTCCGCAGCAGCGGTCAGAGCCCCAGCCGCATCGGAGCCCTGGGGGGCATGAACAACGCCATGGAACCCAAACAGGAGCCCAACAACCGATCATCACCCATCTCGCCCACTCCTTCCAGCCAGCCGTCCCAGCAGCAGACGGAACAACAGCAGCAAGGCCAGCAGCAGCAAGGCCAGGGGCAACCCGGGACCCCGCGGCCTAGGTCCAACTCCCTCAATGACCACCAGGCCCACCACCACTTTGTGAAGAGCGAGCAGTCCAAGAGCATCAcccactcctccttctcctccaagATGCACCGCATGCGCCGCATGGGAGCCACCTCACGCAAGGGCCGCGTGTGCTGCAACTCGTGTGGCAAGACCTTCTACGACAAAGGTACGCTGAAGATCCACTACAACGCCGTGCACCTCAAGATCAAGCACCGCTGCACCATCGAGGGCTGCAACATGGTGTTCAGCTCGCTGCGCAGCCGCAACCGCCACAGCGCCAACCCCAACCCACGCCTGCACATGCCCATGCTGAGGAACAACCGCGACAAGGACCTCATCCGTGGGTCGGGCCCAGGCACACCCGTCATCTCCAGCGCCAAGAGCGGCTTCACCCTCACCAGCCCCGGACGGCCGCCTCTGGGCTTCGCCACCCCGCCCCTGGACCCCATGCTCCAGTCACCCCTGCAGAGCCCACTGGTCTTCCCCTCCCTGAAGTCGGTGCAGCCCATCCAGCCGGTGCCCCCTTTCTACCGCACGCTGCTGTCCCCACAGCACCTGGTCAGTCCTCCAGTGTCACTGCCCACCAGCCCCATCCTGCCCTCCACCAccaacagcacctctctgatggACCAGCAGTATCAGCTCCTGGCTGCCGCTGCGGCCGCAGCCTCCCACAACGCCCACAATATGTCCTCTGAAGGTGGGCTAATGTCCCACCACAGGCTGCCCACCCCCAGTATCCCCCAGCAGGATCCAGCTGCTGCCACCAACACAGACCCCACCCCCAAGAAGAAGCCCCGTAAGTCCAGCATGCCGGTGAAGATCGAGAAGGAGGTGATTGACGTGGCAGACGATTACGATGAGGACAAAGACGACGATGATGAcgacagctgtcaccaccaccaccatcaccaccaccaccacccctcctcccacctccaccacaacaacatcaATGGAAAccgcaacaacaataacaacagcagcagcggaGGGAACAACAACGGCCACCACAGCGGCGGGAGCGGGCACCAGTCCCCCTCCCAGGATGAGATGAGCCCAGGCCTGATGAGGGGACACCTGATGAGGCACGACCAGGACAACTGCCGGGGAGAGGGACCCGGAGGAGAGGGCGGGAGGGGCGAGAGAGGAGGCCCAGGCGGTGAGCTCCGCTGCATGGACAGCTTCACCTCCGAGGACCAGGACCATGAGAGAGACTTTGAGAACGATTCGGAGACTTCGGACTCCAAGATGTTCTACCGTgaggagatgatggaggtggaggagcagCACCAGAGGCTGAGGCTCAACTCCTCCAGGAGCTCCAGAGTGGGAGAAGGCAACAACCTGGACAAGGACCAGGAGGACCAGGAGGCCAGAGATGAGGAGGCGCAGCTGAGAAAGGAGATGGAAGACCCCAAGAGCCGCTCCTCACCCTCACCCCACCAGCCCACCATCAAGATTAAGGAGGAGCTCAACGACCCCACCTACGACATGTTCTGCATGAGCCAGTACGGCCTCTACAATGGTGGCATGGCGGCCGCCGCAGCCGCTGCCGCCAGCATGGCCGCCCTGCACGAGAGCTTCATTTCCTCCATGAGCTACGGCGCCAGCCCGCCCAAGTTCCCCTCCTCGCACTCCCCCGAGGGAGAACTGTGCACCAGCCCCAACTCCAACGACCCCAAGATCTGCTACGTGTGCAAGAAGAGCTTCAAGAGCTCCTACAGCGTCAAACTGCACTACAAGAACGTGCACCTCAAAGAGATGCACGTGTGCACAGTGTCCGGCTGCAACGCCGCCTTCCCCTCCCGACGGAGCAGAGACAG GCACAGCTCCAACATCAACCTACATCGCAAACTGCTTACCAAAGAGCTGGACGACATTGTCCTGGACCCCCAACTCACGCCGCTGCCCAAGGACCTGCGCGCTGAGTTCCTGGCTAAGATCTACGCCGGGCACCACTTGGGCCTGGACGCCATGGCAGGGGCGGGCATTGGCGGCGCCAGCCTGGGGGGAGGAGGGTTGAACCGTGACGCCAGCTCCCCGGCAGGCACCGattacccccacccccaccaccaccccctaaaccatcaccatcaccaccaccaccaccccctccaccacccccacaccaACGGCTTCTACCACCGCGGTGGCCCCCCAGACGACTACATGGTGCTGGACCTGAGCACCGCGTCCAGCGTTCAGTCCAGCGGGTCAGTCCATTCATCACGCCAGTCGGACGAGGGCAGCGACGAGGGCATCCTATTGGATgacctggaggaggagggggaggagggaggggtcagCGACAGGGAGGACTGCTCCCAGCATGCCCCGGGGCAGGCAGGGGCCGGGGGGCGGCGGGACCAGGTCGGCGAGGGAGGAGTCGGAGGAAGATCGGAGGAAGGTCTGACCGGCGCCGACCCCTCCTCCTCGCCGACCGTCCTGTCTTCCACCGGTGGCAGTGGTGGGATCCTGTGCAGCATCTGCCACAAAGTGTACAGCAACAAAGGGACCCTGCGCGTGCACTACAAGACTGTGCACCTGCGCGAGATGCACAAGTGTAAAGTGGCCGGCTGCAACATGATGTTCTCCTCGGTGCGTAGCCGCAACCGCCACTCTCAGAACCCCAACCTCCACAAAAACAACGTGCCCTTCACCACCATGGTAGACTAG